Part of the Salmo trutta chromosome 5, fSalTru1.1, whole genome shotgun sequence genome is shown below.
gaggactggtcacccctcagagcctgcttcctctctacccagtacagtcagtagaggactggtcacccctcagagcctggttcctctctacccagtacagccagtggAGGTTTAATATCTCTGACTGAGGGACTTTTAATGATGAGACATCAAGGACCAGTCAGAGATCAAGGTTAAACTCACCTTTAATATGTTTTATCAACATGTAGACAAAAGCTGCAAGAACATCATTTATAAATACTACTGACAACAGACCAATAAGGTCATCCCCTAAGAAACCGTCCTCCACAAACAAGTCTAACTAACAAGGTGTCTCAGGTATTTGGGTTAACCAATGAAGACCTCACCTGGGACATGAATCTCTGTCTCCTTCATGTGGTTGATCTCCTGCTGTTGAACTCTACAGGTGAACCTGTTGGTGTCAGTCTGGTTCACGGTGACATGTCGTCTCACAGCGTAGAGGCCCTCTgagtccctgtgtctctctggaGGTCCATCAGCAGGGAGGATGGTTCCAGAACTGTCCAGCCACTCCATCTTAGGTTCAGGAAACCAGCCTCCAGACTCACACTTCAGGACCACCCCCCAGTCTTTGGTTCCATCAATTGATATCACTGGCTGGGATACAGCACCTACAGATACAAGATAAAACAGATCACTGGCTGAGATACAGCACCTAAACAGATACAAGATAAAACAGATCACTGGCTGATTCACATCACCAAAAAACgaacatggtccaaacataccaagacagtcattaagagggcatgacaaaacctattccccctcaggaaactaaaaagatttggcatgggtcctcatatcctgaaaaggttttacagctgcaccatcaagagcatcctgactggttgcatcactgcctggtatggcaactgctcggcatctgaccgcaaggtactacagagggtactgcgtacgacccagtacgttactggggcaaagcttcctgccatccaggacctctttaccaggtggtgtcagaggaaggcactaaaaatggtcaaagaccccagccaccccagtcatagactgttctctctgctaccgcacggtaagcggtaccagagcaccaaggtccaagaggcttctaatcagcttctacccccccaagccataagactcctgaacatttaatcaaatggctacccagaatatttgcattgtgtgccctccccaccccccctcttttacaccgctgctactctctgttattatctatgcacagtcactacctcaattacctcaaataactggtgcccccgcacattgactcggtatcggtacccccctgtaggGCTGGGCAATAAGGCCAAAATCTCATATCCCGATAACGATACATATCACGATACAGCACATTTTATGTAAATTCAATGAATAAATAGTTTATATAAAACAAAAcctatttcttattacatttGGAATTATACTCCTTTGTGCAAATGTTCAATTAACATATTTGaagtaacaaaaaatgtaatattaacgtataaaatctaaaaaggtaaatagaaaacacttcaactatagttgcaaacaaaataaatataggcctaaaaaaaaatatatatatatatagacagaaCCCTGCAGCACTCCAGTATTAACAGAAAGATGGTCAGAAGTCATGAACAGAACCCTGCAGCACTCCAGTATTAACAGAAAGATGGTCAGAAGTCATGAACAGAACCCTGCAGCACTCCAGTATTAACAGAAAGATGGTCAGAAGTCATGAACAGAACCCTGCAGCACTCCAGTATTAACAGAAAGATGGTCAGAAGTCATGCCATCAACCTGAATACATTGTGATGTAACACTGAGATAATCATTAAACCAGCAACAGCTTTACTTGAATGACAtctataattcactgtgtcaaaaGCCTTGGACAAATCAATTAACAAAGCAGCACAACGCTGTTGACTATACAATACATTCTCTATAGTATGTATTACTATCAGTATATAGTAACTACTGTGAGTCAACAGCAGGTAGTAGGAATATTAGGACACAGACAGTGTGACAGTGTGGGAGGTTTGGATGTGTGAGGAGTGTGTTGTAAAGGCTGTGTGCTGAGCAGCTGAATACATGATCTATAACAGAGGAAGGAAGACCAGCTGAATACATGATCTATAACAGAGGAAGGAAGACCAGCTGAATACATGATCTATAACAGAGGAAGGAATGATGAGGGAGGAAGACCAGCTGAATACATGATCTATAACAGAGGAAGGAAGACCAGCTGAATACATGATCTATAACAGAGGAAGGAAGACCAGCTGAATACATGACCTATAACAGAGGAAGGAAGACCAGCTGAATACATGATCTATAACAGAGGAAGGACTGATGAGGGAAGAAGACCAGCTGAATACATGATCTATAACAGAGGAAGGACTGATGAGGGAGGAAGACCAGCTGAATACATGATCTATAACAGATGAAGGACTGATGAGGGAGGAAGACCAGCTGAATACATGATCTATAACAGAGGAAGGACTGATGAGGGAGGAAGACCAGCTGAATACATGATCTATAACAGAGGAAGGAATTATGAGGGAGGAAGACATGTTGATATTTTAGCAGCCAATCATTTAGCCAGATTTACCAATACAACCTCTGATCACATGTCCAGTATTCATGACTCACCAACAAGGAGTTGGACGGTGGTTTCATTCACCTGGCTGGTCAGTGTTGGAATGAAGCACCTGTAGCTTACAGCATCAGAGAGAGTAACGTTGGTCAGCTTTAAGGAGACGTTGCCGTTCTTCAGTTCTTCATTAAACAATGATGTCCTTCCCCTGTAGGATGGATGCTGATCCTCATTGGAGTCTCGACTGTCAAGGTAAAGATGGACGTTTCCTCTTGTCAGGTTCAATCTTGTCCACTCCACTGTCATGTTCTCAGCACTGACACTGGGTTTCAGGAAACATGGTAGGATGATGTCATCACCAGCTAAGGCAACGACTGGGTCAGCCGGTCCAACAACCTGAACCTCAGACGACCCTGGAGAAAAACAAATGACACACAGTTAAAGATAACTGGTAACTTCCTGTTGTTCCATGGATTCTGGCCCACGTGAccccattcattcctatgtgaagactcaatagtgCATTGAAGCCAAATTAAGTTGGTTAAAATGGCGTCTCATGTGGGAGATTTATGTAGACAGTTTGAGATACACCAGGAAGTGACATtacaggctagctcagtgctgccccctctcattaagtaactcaagttgaaggccacCCGGGGTACTGCAGCCTGCCATGAGACATAAcatgcaggctagctcagtgctgcccccctctCATTAAGTACCTCAAGTTGAAGGCcaaccggggtactgcaggctgccattagacATAACATGCAGGCTAGCTCAGAGCTGCCCCCTCTCATTAAGTAACTCAAGTGGAAGGCcaaccggggtactgcaggctgccattagacATAAcatgcaggctagctcagtgctgccccctctcattaaGTAACTCCAGTTGAAGGCCaaccagggtactgcaggctgccgtTAGAAACTATACACTGAGTTAACAAagcattatgaacacctgctctttccatgacagactgaccagatgaatccaggtgaaagctatgatcccgtaTTAATgccacttattaaatccacttcaaaacaGTGTAGATGATCATGTGTTAAACCCGGCCCGTGATTTGGGTTGTCAATTAATTTGGTCCCGCTCTGATAAAGCCCACAATGAGCTGCAATATAATTCATAGCACATCAAACAGCGGTGCATTGTCCCACACACCCCTCATCCCACACCCCTCATTCCAGACCCCTCATCCCAGACAGTACATTGTCCCACAGACCCCTCATCCCAGACCCCTCATCCCAGACAGTACATTGTCCCACAGACCCCTCATCCCAGACAGTATATTGTCCCAGACCCCTCATCCCAGACAGTACATTGTCCCAGACCCCTCATCCCACACCCCTCATCCCAGACAGTACATTGTCCCAGATCCAGCCACACCAGAGCCAGCCAGTGTGCTGTATCATTATCATCACTAATGGCACTGACCAAATCTTCAACCGGACCAAAAGTTCAAATGTGTTGTGGATAAATGTCCATGCCAAGTTTCAGTTCAAACGGGTCGatgctgtagcctacagaaaaggTTGGTGGTCAAAATGTTATGAAATAAAGGATTAAGGAATGACTACAGAAGAGGGAAAGTGTACAGACAaatacataaactgaacaaggtccacagacatgtgactaacagaaatggaataatgtgtccctgaaaaagGGGGGttgaaaatcaaaagtaagtcagaaTCTGGTGTGGCAGCCAGCTGCAATAAGTATTgcaatgcatctcctcctcatggactgcaccagatgtgccagttcttgctgtgagatgtccaccaaggcacctgcaagttcccggacatttctgggggggaattggccctagccctcaccctccgatccaacaggtcccaggcgtgctcaatgggattgagatacgggctcttcgctggccatggcagaacactgacattcctgtcttgcaggaaatcacgcacagaacgagcagtatggctggtggcattgtcatgctggagggtcatgtcaggatgagcctgcaggaagggtaccacataagggaggaggatgtcttccctgtaacgcacagcgttgagattgcctgcaatgacaacaagctcagtccgatgatgctgtgacacatcaccccagaccatgacggaccctccacctccaaatcgatcctgctccagagtacaggcctcgttgtaatgctcattccttcgatgataaacgcaaatccgaccatcatccctggtgagacaaaaccgcgactcgtcagtgaagagcactttttgccagtcctgtctggtccagcgacggtgggtttgtgcccataggcaacgttgttgccggtgatgtctggtgaggacctgccttacaacaggcctacaagccctcagtccagcctctctcagcctattgaggacagtctgagcactgattgggattgtgcattcctggtgtaccTCAGGCAGTTGtcgccatcctgtacctgtcatgcaggtgtgatgttcggatgtaccaatcctgtgcaggtgatgttacacgtggtctgccactgtgaggacgatcagctgtccatcctttctccctgtagctctgtcttaggcatctcataGTAAGGACAtcgcaatgtattgccctggccacatctgcagtcctcatgcctccttgcagcatgcctgagGCACGATCAcatagatgagcagggaccctgggcatctttcttttggtgtttttcagagttagcagaaaggcctctttagtgtcctaagttttcataactgtgaccttaattgccttctgtctgtaagctgttagtgtcttaacgaccgttccacaggtgcatgttcattaattgtttatggttcattgaacaagcatgggaaacagtgtttaaaccctttacaatgaagatctgtgaagttacttggatttgtacaaattatctttgaaagacagagtcctgaaaaagggacgtttctttttttgctgagtttatatacatgcCTTAATCTATTCTGACTAGAATATTCTGACTAGTGATGTTGAGGTTAAACTATATAGCCTTCCTGTATTCTGACTAGATCAGATGGTGTTAAACTATATAGCCTTCCTGTATTCTGACTAGATCAGATGGTGGTAAACTATATAGCCTTCCTGTATTCTGACTAGATCAGATGGTGGTAAACTATATAACCTTCCTGTATTCTGACTAGATCAGATGGTGGTAAACTATATAACCTTCCTGTATTCTGACTAGATCAGATGGTGGTAAACTATATAACCTTCCTGTATTCTGACTAGTGTCTGTAAAATCTCATCAGAAATTAGGTGTTTTGGATGCTATTATATTTGATCATGTTATGctaagctattatatttgataatgttatgctaagctattatatttgataatgCTATGCTAAGCTATTACATTTGATAATGTTATACTAAGATATAATATTTGATAATGTTATGCTAAGTtattatatttgataatgttatgctaagctattatatttgataatgttatgctaagctattatatttgataatgttatgctaagctattatatttgataatgttatactaagctattatatttgataatgttatgctaagctattatatttgataatgttatgctaagctattatatttgataatgttatgctaagctattatatttgataatgttatgctaagctattatatttgataatgttatgctaagctattatatttgataatgttaagctaagctattatatttgataatgttatgctaagctattatatttgataatgttatactaagctattatatttgataatgttatactaagctattatatttgataatgttatactaagctattatatttgataatgttaaactaagctattatatttgataatgttatactaagctattatatttgataatgttTATACTAAGCTATTTTTTTTGATAATGTTATGctaagctattatatttgataatgttatactaagctattatatttgataatgttatgctaagctattatatttgataatgttatgctaagctattatatttgataatgttatGCATTTGAGTCCCGTCATTCAGAgcagtttgttaacaataaatgaaACAGTCTCTTTTTATCTCCAAAATGCAtttcaaaaaaatacaaatagtagGGGTTGGTAATACTCTTTAGTTGTGCCGTGAAAAaggtaattatatatatatatatatatttatatacatttgcaaaaataaataaaaacctgttttcgctttgtcattatggggtattgtgtacagATTGATGagaatatgtttattttttaaacacatttttgaataaggctgtaacgtaacaaaatgtggaacaagtcaaggggtctgaatacactggCTCATTAACTACAGAAATTAATGTAGCAacagcagattgcccctttaatgcaCAGCAGGTTCTTTATCgctgccacagtcatacccttccagactccctctgcctacccaaggacgtcagaggacaaaaatcagttaaccacctaaccgaggaactcaatttaaccttgcgcaataccctagatgcagttgcacccctaaaaactaaaaacatttgtcctAAGAAActtgctccctggtatacagaaaatacagaagctctgaagcaagcttccagaaaattggaacggaaatggcgccacaccaaactggaagtcttccgactagcttggaaagacagtaccgtgcagtatcgaagagccctcactgctgctcgatcatcctatttttccaacttatttgaggaaaataagaacaatccgaaatttctttttgatactgtcgcaaagttaactaaaaagcagcattccccaagagaggatggctctcacttcagcagtaatgaattcatgaacttctttgaggaaaagatcatgatcattagaaagcaaattacggactcctctttaaatctgcgtattcctccaaagctccgttgtcctgagtctgcacaaccctgccaggacctaggatcaagggagacactaaagtgttttagtactatatctcttgacacaatgatgaaaataatcatggcctctaaaccttcaagctgcatactggaccctattccaactaaactactgaaagagcttctttctgtgcttggccctcctatgttgaacataataaacggctctctatccaccggatgtgtaccaaactcactaaaagtggcagtaataaagcctctcttgtaAAACCAAATCTtcacccagaaattataaaaaactatcggcctatatcgaatcttccattcctctcaaaaattgtagaaaaagttgttgcgcagcaactcactgccttcctgaagacaaacaatgtatatgaaatgcttcagtctggttttagaccccatcatagcactgggactgcacttgtgaaggtggtaaattaccttttaatgatgtcagaccgaggctctgcatctgtcctcgtgctcctagatcttagtgctgcttttgataccatcgatcaccacattcttttggagagattggaaacccaaattggtctacatggacaagttctggcctggtttaggtcttatctgtcagaaagatatcaatTTGTCTCTgttgaatggtttgtcctctgacaaatcaactgtaaatttcagtgttcctcaaggttccgttttaggaccactattgttttcactatatattttacctcttggggatgtcattcgaaaacataatgttaaatttcactgctatgcggatgacacacagctgtacatttcaatgaaacatggtgaagccccaaaattgccctcactagaagcctgagtctcagacataaggaagtggatggctgcaaactttctactcttaaccTGTTgtggacagggggcagtatttgcacggccggataaaaaacgtacccgatttaatctggttactactcctgcccagtaactagaatatgcatataattagaaaacactccaaagtttctaaaactgtatgAATGGtgctgtgagtgtaacagaactcatttggcaggccaaaacctgagaagattccaaacaggaagcgctctccctgaccatttcatggccttcttgagcatctctaaccaaaacaggggatctctggcataatgtgacattttctaacgctcccataggctctcagaaggcgccagaacgatgaatggtggctttgcaggccatggctgaaaaacattagcgcattttgatagtgatcgatctgaggacaatgagactggaggcgcatgtacgagccgacaccatgtttactttctctctctttgaacgaaaacaacgactcccggtcggaatattatcgcttttttacgagaaaaaaagcataaaaattgattttaaacagcgtttgacatgcttcgaagtacggtaatggaatattttgaatttttttgtcacgaaacgcgtcgggcgcgtcacccttctttacccttcggatagtgtcttgaacaaaacgccgctatttggatataactatggaatatttggaaacaaaccaacatttgttattgaagtagaagtcctgggagtgcattctgatgaagaacagcaaaggtaatcaaacttttctaatagtaaatctgagtttggtgagtaccacacttggtgggtgtcaaaatagctagcctgtgatggccgggctatctactcagaatattgcaaaatgtgctttcaccgaaaagctattttaaaatcggacgtagcgagtgcataaaggagttctgtatctataattcttaaaataattgttatgttttttgtgaacgtttatcgtgagtaattttgtaaattcaccggaagtgttcggtgggaatgctagtcacatgctagtcacatgctaatgtaaaaagctgtttttttatatag
Proteins encoded:
- the LOC115194788 gene encoding butyrophilin subfamily 1 member A1-like, whose protein sequence is MKTFPTSAVWCLWILFISVSSSPTGSSEVQVVGPADPVVALAGDDIILPCFLKPSVSAENMTVEWTRLNLTRGNVHLYLDSRDSNEDQHPSYRGRTSLFNEELKNGNVSLKLTNVTLSDAVSYRCFIPTLTSQVNETTVQLLVGAVSQPVISIDGTKDWGVVLKCESGGWFPEPKMEWLDSSGTILPADGPPERHRDSEGLYAVRRHVTVNQTDTNRFTCRVQQQEINHMKETEIHVPGEVFIG